One genomic region from Anopheles bellator chromosome 2, idAnoBellAS_SP24_06.2, whole genome shotgun sequence encodes:
- the LOC131210535 gene encoding endoribonuclease Dcr-1 → MTVFHWTEWNIHTTALTPRDYQTELLSMAREENLIVCLAHNSAKEFLAVKLIQSLRSDRAQPGAPRKTIYLTERPDRALLASMVANLTDLPVITVDENPTDLVDRGTDDVLFFSSDRVLLEHLNLGTVHVEQISLLIVDECHKMYGHRELLDICRRIERCNRRRTKIIGLAGPLHGASCAPERLCWELQCLERCLHARIETASDITSVLRFSTKPTELILECTPAKASALTCRLRTLVQRQINFLQDHRYDPLAMYDMDVNDGENSATGDGADGGENDDEEGEFRRELRSIPDPKTAPLRYLHQYLELLEEFGPWGADRGALELLATIEKEKIRTPYERHFLLLCMVSTVLVQVRSIAAATFTRHTNEMERIRHYSTPKVRRLLEVLAWFGEQQIRAKDRTIGHPMLLQQQQQPQKMPYCFCRTAECSELGKEYYAFGTQIGDVGERIDRMTEQLHTVRHSTDRLLQRYKLLADASSNENVNSGTTHHSPRHAAPEGRTGNFRRRRLLPGGGGGGPPWLAGYHTSQHKSHDGATTEALCGLIFCNDRSIARILYVLLYEVARSQPEYAFLNAQYTVDKVVDPLTDAQHAAHEHRKQEEVLKRFRMHDCNLLIGTSVLEEGIELPKCNLVVRWNSPSNYRSYAQCKGRAKAPGAYHILFVTPSAEGGQDSAAHKLKTNSLDDAPLDNELEQEQSLDVSSETVDQHDREIIERSTNAMIERVAIYREVEKLLLSKCRNGEPADGELKHADCFNHCLEIYRPGLATNSSNASLGLHNAIQTLNKYCAKLPSDTFTKLTPIWRCATTVRNGRILYHYTIRLPINSPWKEDILGLPMPTEMLARRMAAYITCRMLHAAGELDNSFQPFGKEAFRAFEADWENFELDELDAKILTENNDPRPGTTKRRQYYYKKIASVFNDCRPEVGQMAYLYHMRMELICPIPEEQNTRGRKIYAPEESPQGFGILTTKLIPKISSFPIFTRSGEVKVSLDLCPQRVRMTERQLEMVNCFVRYTFTKVLRLQKSLMLYDANATENCFFIVPTIKCQSSHGPPPNAAGRDGDVQVDWEFVEKIATNVDCSGPTFIPDEARKGYAFDVSKFRDAVVMPWYRNRDQPQYFYVAEICQHLSPKSAFPGSNYATFEEYYHRKYDIQIQNVRQPLLDVDHTSARLNFLTPRYVNRKGVALPTSSEETKRAKRENLEQKQILVPELCTIHPFPASLWRAAVCLPCVLYRINALLLADEIRRQVARDLRLGREDLDKVENGAKAPFEWPMLSFGWNLADVLRKTKEQKVAQAVAAAATEPPNEPVVEEVISATEPEPSPPNKEEANEESNHEGKEGDGADDNPPEGSQDEKASTGQSEEELVMEIGTWSNEMAVGVETDDGNESGLGGNGSSSFLRYESDCGSDSSGNYYSSDEYDDEDDDYLYDGTDGTGATNDDPSPGGLQDAPGSNDPSVGKAGPNPDATVNLPGRLKIEFKSETVAEAIDSERDLQRQRTQQSIIQRSRQNERLYQLSKNAADGFSCSTDELMTNVGDRLEAEERFEEQKNHTKDAIRLHGTLVRWNEPLAERHWRNRFDAGEMATIAALMDDLGGKTFVEFVPYIEEVELFELLFRNGSSGERWLRLDDLYRLNERFFPERYTMLRGGSHFDHFLDDDPQQRCRGSEPKTISLNIRDPFPAILAGETACNYKVTQEGESSLALVSVQNGLTNGHTSDEIEGDDGEFSFDDQPDLEHHPGPSPAIILQALTMSNANDGINLERLETIGDSFLKYAITTYLYCRYDNVHEGKLSHLRSKQVSNLNLYRLGRRKRLGDCMIAAKFEPHDNWLPPCYYVPKELEQTLIDAKIPACHWNLADLPDIKRLSCAEICQLVKERARAKRNEELADQEQKDDDDDDDDDDEEEDDDDSSDEDEIDDGSEFYSCFIPYNLVTQHSIPDKSVADCVEALIGAYLIECGPRGALLFMAWLGIRVLPILNGNPVGKQCSRLDAVSTVDIREYGHWVAPPSPMIRANITFGGILAGASATSRELARLLVGFEAFERSLGYQFHDRSYLLQAMTHASYSPNRLTDCYQRLEFLGDAILDYLITRHLYEDRRQHSPGALTDLRSALVNNTIFASLAVRHGFHKYFLHLSPGLQEVIDRFVRIQQENGHRITEEDYYLPDEDDDFGDGAIGVPFGEGETADGQTLMGHGAGEAEDVEVPKALGDVFESIAGAIFLDSGMSLDTVWKVYRKMMGPEIEKFSSSVPKSPIRELLEMEPETAKFGKPEKLADGRRVRVTVEVFGKGTFRGIGRNYRIAKCTAAKCALRQLKKLGYSSHHKRR, encoded by the exons ATGACGGTGTTTCACTGGACGGAGTGGAACATCCACACGACCGCGCTAACGCCGCGCGACTACCAGACCGAGCTGCTGTCGATGGCGCGCGAAGAAAATCTGATCGTTTGTCTGGCGCACAATTCGGCCAAGGAGTTTCTCGCCGTCAAGCTGATACAATCGTTGCGCTCGGACCGAGCACAACCGGGAGCACCGCGCAAAACCATTTACCTGACCGAACGACCGGATCGCGCCCTGCTCGCCTCGATGGTGGCCAACTTGACGGACCTACCGGTGATCACGGTCGACGAGAATCCGACGGATCTGGTCGACCGCGGCACCGACGATGTGCTGTTTTTCTCCAGCGACCGTGTACTGCTGGAGCACCTTAACCTGGGCACGGTGCACGTGGAACAGATCAGTTTGCTGATCGTGGACGAGTGTCACAAAATGTACGGACACCGCGAACTGTTGGACATTTGCCGCCGCATTGAACGGTGCAATCGGCGGCGGACGAAAATCATTGGCCTTGCCGGTCCACTGCACGGGGCCAGCTGTGCCCCGGAACGGTTGTGCTGGGAGTTGCAGTGTCTCGAGCGCTGTTTGCATGCGCGCATCGAAACGGCCAGCGATATCACCAGTGTTCTGCG ATTTAGCACCAAGCCCACTGAACTGATTCTGGAATGTACACCGGCAAAGGCGTCTGCCCTAACGTGCCGCCTGCGTACGTTGGTGCAACGGCAGATCAATTTCCTGCAAGACCATCGCTACGATCCGCTCGCCATGTACGACATGGATGTGAACGATGGCGAAAActcggccaccggcgacggtgcggatggtggtgaGAATGACGACGAGGAAGGCGAGTTTCGACGCGAACTGCGCTCCATTCCCGATCCGAAAACGGCCCCTCTGCGCTACCTGCACCAGTATCTCGAGCTACTCGAGGAGTTCGGTCCCTGGGGAGCGGATCGTGGAGCGCTCGAGTTGCTGGCCACGATCGAGAAGGAAAAGATTCGAACCCCGTACGAACGGCACTTCCTGTTGCTGTGCATGGTATCCACCGTTCTGGTGCAGGTCCGATCCATTGCTGCGGCCACTTTCACACGCCACACTAACGAGATGGAACGCATCCGACACTATTCGACTCCGAAGGTGCGCCGATTGCTCGAAGTGCTGGCGTGGTTCGGTGAGCAACAAATACGTGCCAAAGATCGCACCATAGGACACCCGATGCtactgcagcaacaacaacagccgcaGAAGATGCCATACTGCTTCTGCCGTACCGCGGAATGTAGCGAGCTGGGCAAAGAGTATTACGCGTTTGGTACACAGATCGGTGACGTTGGcgaacggatcgatcggatgACGGAACAGCTACACACGGTGCGCCATTCCACCGATCGCCTGCTGCAGCGATACAAACTACTCGCAGATGCTTCGTCGAACGAAAACGTGAACAGTGGCACGACGCATCATTCACCCCGTCACGCTGCCCCTGAGGGTCGAACGGGGAACTTTCGGAGACGAAGATTactgccgggtggtggtggcggtggcccacCGTGGCTCGCTGGGTATCACACCTCGCAGCACAAATCACACGATGGAGCAACGACGGAAGCACTGTGTGGATTGATCTTCTGcaacgatcgttcgatcgcacGCATCCTGTACGTGTTGCTATACGAAGTGGCACGATCCCAGCCCGAGTACGCATTTCTCAACGCGCAGTATACGGTCGACAAGGTGGTAGATCCGCTGACCGACGCCCAGCACGCTGCCCACGAGCACCGCAAGCAGGAGGAGGTACTGAAGCGGTTCCGGATGCACGACTGCAACCTACTGATTGGCACGTCGGTTTTGGAGGAAGGCATTGAGCTGCCAAAGTGTAATCTGGTGGTCCGGTGGAACAGCCCGTCGAACTATCGATCGTATGCCCAGTGTAAAGGCCGTGCGAAAGCTCCCGGAGCGTACCACATTCTGTTTGTTACACCATCGGCCGAGGGCGGTCAAGATAGCGCCGCGCACAAACTGAAGACCAACTCGTTGGACGATGCACCACTGGATAATGAGCTGGAGCAAGAGCAGAGCCTGGACGTGTCGTCTGAAACCGTGGACCAGCACGATCGTGAGATAATCGAACGATCCACGAATGCGATGATTGAGCGTGTGGCGATTTACAGAGAAGTGGAAAAG CTTCTGCTTTCCAAGTGCCGTAATGGAGAGCCCGCCGATGGAGAGCTGAAGCATGCAGATTGTTTCAACCACTGTCTGGAAATCTATCGACCGGGACTGGCAACTAATTCTAGTAACGCCTCGCTCGGATTACATAATGCCATCCAGACGCTCAACAAGTACTGTGCGAAACTGCCAAGTGACACGTTCACAAAGCTAACGCCCATTTGGCGATGTGCAACAACTGTGCGAAACGGGCGCATCCTCTACCACTACACAATCCGGTTGCCCATCAATTCACCGTGGAAGGAAGACATCTTG GGTCTACCGATGCCAACGGAAATGCTGGCCCGTCGGATGGCGGCTTACATAACCTGCCGTATGCTGCATGCAGCCGGTGAGCTGGACAACTCGTTTCAACCGTTCGGCAAGGAGGCATTTCGCGCGTTCGAGGCGGACTGGGAGAACTTCGAGCTTGACGAGCTAGACGCAAAGATTCTGACCGAAAACAACGATCCTCGCCCGGGTACCACGAAACGTCGTCAGTACTACTACAAAAAG ATCGCATCAGTGTTTAACGATTGTCGGCCGGAAGTGGGTCAAATGGCTTATCTGTACCATATGCGCATGGAACTGATCTGTCCCATACCGGAAGAGCAAAACACACGGGGACGAAAGATTTACGCCCCGGAAGAATCGCCACAGGGCTTCGGCATACTGACCACGAAGCTTATTCCGAAGATTAGCTCCTTTCCGATCTTTACCCGGTCGGGCGAGGTGAAGGTTTCGCTCGATCTCTGCCCGCAGCGTGTCCGAATGACCGAGCGGCAGCTCGAGATGGTTAACTGTTTCGTTCGGTACACGTTCACCAAGGTTTTGCGACTGCAGAAAAGCCTAATGCTGTACGATGCGAACGCCACCGAAAACTGCTTCTTCATTGTGCCGACAATCAAGTGCCAATCGTCGCACGGACCACCGCCAAACGCCGCAGGTCGCGACGGAGATGTGCAGGTCGATTGGGAGTTTGTGGAGAAGATTGCAACCAACGTGGACTGCAGTGGGCCGACGTTCATACCGGACGAGGCACGCAAAGGCTACGCGTTCGATGTGAGCAAGTTTCGCGATGCCGTCGTAATGCCCTGGTACCGAAACAGGGACCAGCCACAGTACTTTTACGTGGCCGAAATCTGTCAGCATCTGTCGCCGAAGAGTGCATTTCCCGGCTCGAACTATGCCACGTTCGAGGAGTATTATCACCGAAAGTACGACATCCAGATACAGAACGTGCGTCAACCGCTGCTCGATGTCGATCATACCAGTGCCCGGTTAAACTTTTTGACCCCGCGTTACGTCAATCGCAAGGGCGTGGCACTGCCGACCAGCTCCGAGGAAACGAAGCGGGCCAAGCGGGAAAATCTCGAACAGAAGCAAATCCTTGTGCCGGAACTGTGCACCATACATCCGTTTCCGGCCTCGCTGTGGCGTGCGGCCGTTTGCCTGCCGTGTGTGCTCTATCGCATCAACGCACTCCTTTTGGCAGACGAGATACGGCGGCAGGTGGCGCGTGATTTACGTTTAGGGCGCGAAGATCTGGACAAGGTCGAAAACGGGGCTAAAGCGCCGTTCGAGTGGCCGATGTTGAGCTTCGGTTGGAATCTGGCCGATGTGTTGcgcaaaacgaaggaacaaAAAGTGGCACAagccgtagcagcagcagcaactgaaCCGCCAAATGAACCGGTTGTGGAAGAGGTGATAAGCGCCACGGAACCGGAGCCATCGCCACCGAACAAAGAGGAGGCAAACGAAGAATCTAATCACGAAGGTAAAGAAGGTGATGGCGCCGATGACAATCCACCCGAGGGGTCTCAAGATGAAAAAGCGAGCACCGGACAGAGTGAAGAAGAATTGGTGATGGAAATCGGAACCTGGTCCAACGAGATGGCGGTCGGGGTGGAAACTGACGACGGAAACGAATCAGGCCTTGGAG GCAATGGGTCTTCGTCCTTCTTGCGCTACGAATCGGACTGTGGCAGTGACAGCAGTGGGAATTACTACTCTTCGGACGAGtacgatgatgaagatgatgactATCTGTACGACGGCACGGACGGTACTGGAGCTACGAACGATGATCCATCTCCCGGTGGGTTGCAGGACGCACCGGGGAGCAACGACCCAAGTGTTGGCAAAGCTGGCCCCAATCCGGACGCCACGGTCAACCTTCCCGGTCGGTTGAAGATCGAGTTTAAATCAGAAACTGTCGCCGAAGCGATCGACTCCGAGCGTGATCTGCAACGCCAGCGTACCCAGCAGAGCATCATTCAGCGATCGCGCCAAAACGAACGGCTCTATCAGCTATCGAAAAATGCTGCCGATGGATTCAGTTGTTCCACGGATGAGTTGATGACAAACGTCGGTGATCGGCTTGAGGCGGAGGAGCGATTTGAGGAACagaaaaatcacacaaaagaTGCAATTCGCTTGCACGGGACGTTGGTACGGTGGAATGAACCGCTCGCTGAACGGCACTGGCGGAATCGTTTCGATGCGGGCGAAATGGCCACAATTGCCGCCCTGATGGACGATTTGGGAGGAAAAACGTTCGTGGAGTTCGTGCCGTATATCGAGGAAGTCGAACTGTTTGAGCTGCTCTTTCGCAATGGTAGTTCCGGTGAGAGATGGCTACGGTTGGACGACCTGTACCGGTTAAATGAACGATTCTTTCCCGAACGTTACACGATGCTTCGAGGGGGCTCCCATTTCGATCACTTTTTGGACGATGATCCGCAACAGCGCTGTCGAGGGTCGGAACCgaaaactatttcgctcaACATCCGGGATCCTTTCCCGGCGATACTGGCCGGTGAGACCGCGTGCAATTATAAAGTGACACAGGAAGGCGAAAGCTCCTTGGCGCTGGTTTCAGTGCAGAACGGCCTTACTAACGGTCACACGTCGGACGAGATAGAAGGTGATGATGGCGAGTTTAGCTTCGACGATCAACCCGATCTGGAACATCATCCGGGCCCGAGTCCGGCTATCATTCTGCAGGCCCTGACCATGTCGAACGCAAATGATGGCATCAATTTGGAGCGATTGGAAACGATTGGGGATTCGTTTTTGAAGTACGCCATCACAACCTACCTGTATTGTCGGTATGATAACGTGCACGAGGGCAAGCTGAGCCATCTGCGCTCGAAGCAGGTCTCGAATCTGAACCTGTACCGCTTGGGACGACGAAAACGGTTAGGCGATTGCATGATTGCGGCCAAGTTTGAGCCACACGATAATTGGCTCCCGCCGTGCTACTACGTGCCGAAGGAACTCGAACAAACACTAATCGATGCGAAG ATCCCTGCCTGCCACTGGAATCTGGCCGATCTGCCCGACATCAAACGGCTCTCGTGTGCCGAAATCTGTCAACTGGTTAAGGAACGGGCTCGGGCGAAGCGCAACGAAGAACTAGCAGACCAGGAACAgaaggacgatgatgacgatgatgatgacgacgacgaggaagaagatgatgatgattcgtCGGACGAAGATGAGATCGATGATGGGTCAGAGTTTTATTCCTGCTTCATTCCATACAATCTCGTCACGCAGCACAGCATCCCCGACAAATCAGTAGCGGATTGTGTGGAAGCCCTGATCGGTGCCTACCTTATAGAGTGCGGCCCACGAGGGGCGCTCCTCTTCATGGCATGGCTCGGCATCCGTGTGCTACCGATTCTAAACGGCAATCCGGTAGGAAAGCAATGCTCGAGATTGGATGCCGTATCAACAGTCGATATAAGAGAATATGGCCATTGGGTCGCTCCGCCGTCACCGATGATTCGGGCGAACATAACGTTCGGTGGCATTTTGGCTGGCGCCAGTGCGACATCCCGCGAACTAGCGCGGTTACTCGTAGGCTTCGAAGCATTCGAGCGTTCGCTTGGCTACCAGTTCCACGATCGTTCGTATCTGCTGCAGGCAATGACGCACGCTTCGTACAGCCCGAATCGTCTGACCGACTGTTACCAACGGCTCGAGTTCCTCGGAGATGCCATCCTCGATTATCTGATCACGCGCCACCTCTATGAGGATCGGCGACAGCACTCACCCGGTGCGCTAACCGATCTCCGGTCGGCACTGGTCAACAACACGATCTTTGCCTCGCTCGCCGTACGCCATGGGTTTCATAAGTACTTCCTGCATCTGTCGCCGGGCTTGCAGGAGgtcatcgatcgattcgttcgcATCCAGcaggaaaatggccaccgcatCACAGAGGAAGATTACTATCTAccggacgaagacgacgatttTGGTGACGGAGCTATCGGAGTTCCGTTCGGTGAAGGGGAAACAGCCGATGGCCAGACGCTAATGGGGCACGGAGCCGGTGAAGCCGAAGACGTCGAAGTGCCGAAAGCTCTGGGGGACGTGTTTGAATCGATTGCCGGTGCCATCTTCCTCGATTCGGGCATGTCCCTTGATACCGTGTGGAAG GTGTACCGCAAAATGATGGGACCGGAGATTGAAAAGTTCAGCAGTTCCGTTCCAAAGTCACCGATTCGAGAGCTGTTGGAAATGGAGCCGGAAACGGCCAAATTTGG CAAACCAGAAAAACTTGCCGACGGGCGGCGTGTGCGGGTAACGGTGGAAGTATTTGGCAAAGGAACATTCCGTGGAATCGGGAGGAACTATCGTATCGCCAAGTGTACGGCAGCGAAGTGTGCTCTCCGGCAGCTTAAGAAGCTAGGGTACAGCAGTCACCACAAACGACGGTAG
- the LOC131210389 gene encoding cyclin-dependent kinase 2-associated protein 1: protein MDYVDIQAVESKLTDVTVTPIPMIKNAHNNIGHGSSGSSGNNCNNIASISITAQSSNHRNLNHHTVATPVNDVTAGALALTVGSNAANLVAPVTTFNHFPNNSGLSKYAQLLMVIEEMGRDLRPTYSGSRNSAERLKRLIVHARILVRECLVETERSARQ from the coding sequence ATGGACTACGTGGACATTCAGGCGGTAGAATCGAAGCTTACGGACGTGACTGTTACCCCGATACCGATGATAAAGAATGCACACAACAACATTGGCCAcggaagcagcggcagcagcggtaaCAACTGCAACAACATCGCAAGCATTAGCATTACGGCGcaatcatcaaatcatcgTAACCTGAACCATCACACCGTTGCAACGCCAGTGAACGATGTTACCGCGGGTGCGCTGGCCCTGACCGTCGGATCGAATGCTGCCAATCTGGTGGCACCGGTTACCACGTTCAATCACTTTCCGAACAACTCGGGCCTTTCGAAGTACGCTCAGCTGCTGATGGTAATCGAAGAGATGGGCCGCGATCTGCGTCCAACCTACTCGGGCAGCCGCAACTCGGCCGAGCGCCTGAAGCGTCTCATCGTTCATGCACGCATTCTGGTCCGGGAGTGTTTGGTGGAAACGGAACGTTCCGCCCGGCAGTAG